A genomic region of Bernardetia sp. ABR2-2B contains the following coding sequences:
- the porU gene encoding type IX secretion system sortase PorU encodes MNLHTSKYIQYSFSVVLTFFFISTSFAQNSVLSDGQILKLKIEEKGVHKITFQDLQTAGLNPSSINPNNIQIFGNGGGMLPQANSALRISDLKENPIFIELENDNTFGTGDYILFYAQAADVHTYDAQANDALKFSFEKNLYDDFNYYYLKVGNQTGKRIQTAESLSGGTKITTYNEIAHHELDEVNIIGDLANSGGGGSGRMWFGERFDFVVEETIDFESEGLVTSRPVLLRASATAYSSRASDYSFSVAGQEFGKLPIAASQISTYSKKGDINTATFSSNISSSVASLPVKVTYNKTDNTAFGNLDFLTLEFTRTLSFYKQNTHFRSIASSQNEIASFEFAQKPASMRVWSINNLFDIQEIPVSSSNPNAFTVRTNRSLQELVAFDINAELPAPVEITALTNQNLHGLSTPDFLIITHTDFLDAAQKLAAFHSENDDMEVLVITVNQIWNEFSSGKQDVSAIRDFVRFLYKNQNDKLKYLLLFGDTSYDYKDRVQANNNFVPVYQSRQSLEPVETFSSEDFYGLLEDNEGEWAETFQVQREDLDIGIGRIPVRNASQANLVVDKIIGYSLPQTLGKWRNKVVFVADDGDGNIHLRDSEQLIEIVEGYKGYQAEKLYVDAFPQISTSNGKFSPKVRESLNQNVNNGSLIVNYMGHGSEASLATEAVVDLASVSNWKNLNNLPMFVTATCEFGRYDNPQVFSVGERLMTNEDGGGIALVTTTRPVTASTNFILAKAFYNNVFKRLPNGEMPRLGDVIKATKNESLSKLNRNFTLLGDPALRLNYPKAEAIITEVRANGSVVESVKALDKVTLSGQIVNNNTLSSDFSGDLDITIYDKPAELRTYGDESQPTFYNDWQNVLYRGKVRINEGRFEITFVVSKDINYNLASGRVVMYAKHETQNRDANGFYGIQIGASNTNPPTDNAAPTAQIWIEDKTFVSGAKVPSNTTFLAEISDENGINLTGYGVGREITAVLDGEATQTFILNDYFEYDEGSYQKGTIAFPLQDLTVGKHTLTFTVWDNYSNPTTIEVDFYVENKPIEITKITPFPNPFWSSVDFDVTHTRTGDDIEVILVVYDVLGRAVRTIRQNYQDNNGSFTNISWNGRGNEGELVKNGMYICKIYIRSLQDNAVGTNTVKVVLNR; translated from the coding sequence ATGAATCTTCATACATCAAAATATATTCAGTATTCATTTTCAGTTGTTCTTACTTTTTTCTTTATTTCTACTAGTTTTGCTCAAAACTCTGTTCTTTCAGACGGACAAATTTTGAAACTCAAAATAGAAGAAAAAGGAGTACACAAAATTACCTTTCAAGACCTTCAAACGGCAGGTCTGAATCCTTCTTCTATAAACCCAAATAATATTCAGATTTTTGGAAATGGTGGAGGAATGCTCCCTCAAGCAAATTCGGCACTACGTATTTCAGATTTGAAAGAAAATCCTATTTTTATAGAATTGGAAAATGATAATACCTTTGGTACAGGAGATTATATTCTTTTTTATGCACAAGCAGCCGATGTTCATACCTATGATGCACAAGCAAATGATGCTTTAAAATTTAGTTTTGAGAAAAACCTATATGATGATTTTAATTATTATTATCTTAAAGTAGGAAATCAGACAGGAAAACGCATTCAGACAGCTGAAAGCCTAAGTGGAGGAACAAAAATTACAACCTACAATGAAATAGCACATCACGAATTAGACGAAGTAAATATCATCGGAGATTTAGCAAACTCTGGTGGTGGAGGTTCTGGTAGAATGTGGTTTGGAGAACGTTTTGATTTTGTTGTAGAAGAAACTATTGATTTTGAGTCCGAAGGTTTGGTTACTTCTCGTCCTGTTTTGTTACGTGCCTCGGCAACAGCGTATTCATCTCGTGCTAGTGATTATAGCTTTTCTGTGGCAGGTCAAGAGTTTGGAAAACTTCCTATTGCAGCTTCTCAAATTTCTACCTATTCAAAAAAAGGAGATATCAATACAGCTACTTTTTCATCAAATATTAGTTCTTCGGTAGCTTCTCTTCCTGTAAAAGTTACCTATAATAAAACAGATAATACAGCCTTTGGTAATTTAGATTTTCTGACTTTAGAATTTACTCGTACTCTATCATTTTACAAACAAAACACACATTTTCGTTCGATAGCTTCTTCTCAAAATGAAATTGCTAGTTTTGAGTTTGCTCAAAAACCTGCTTCTATGCGTGTTTGGAGCATAAATAATTTATTTGATATTCAAGAAATTCCTGTTAGCTCTTCTAATCCAAATGCTTTTACAGTTCGCACAAATAGAAGTTTACAAGAATTAGTTGCCTTTGATATAAATGCAGAATTACCTGCACCAGTAGAAATAACGGCTTTGACTAATCAAAATTTACACGGTCTTTCTACGCCTGATTTTTTGATTATTACGCATACAGACTTTTTAGATGCAGCTCAAAAATTAGCTGCTTTTCATAGCGAAAATGACGATATGGAAGTATTGGTAATAACGGTAAATCAGATTTGGAATGAGTTTTCATCTGGAAAGCAAGATGTTTCTGCTATTCGTGATTTTGTTCGTTTTTTATACAAAAATCAAAATGACAAATTGAAATATTTACTTCTTTTTGGAGACACAAGTTATGATTATAAAGATAGAGTTCAGGCAAATAATAATTTTGTTCCTGTGTATCAGTCTAGGCAATCTTTAGAGCCTGTCGAAACGTTTTCATCAGAAGATTTTTATGGTCTTTTGGAAGATAATGAAGGAGAATGGGCAGAAACTTTTCAAGTTCAGAGAGAAGATTTAGATATTGGAATCGGACGTATTCCTGTCAGAAATGCTAGTCAAGCAAATTTAGTTGTTGATAAAATTATTGGTTATTCGCTTCCACAGACGTTAGGAAAATGGAGAAATAAAGTCGTTTTTGTAGCTGATGATGGCGATGGAAATATTCATTTGAGAGATTCTGAACAGCTCATCGAAATTGTTGAAGGATATAAAGGTTATCAAGCAGAAAAATTATATGTTGATGCTTTTCCTCAAATTTCTACCTCAAATGGAAAGTTTTCACCAAAAGTACGTGAAAGTCTAAATCAGAATGTAAACAATGGTTCTTTGATTGTCAATTATATGGGACACGGTTCAGAAGCTAGTTTGGCTACAGAAGCTGTGGTAGATTTGGCTTCGGTTTCAAATTGGAAAAACCTTAACAATTTACCTATGTTTGTTACAGCGACATGTGAGTTTGGACGCTACGATAACCCTCAAGTTTTTTCAGTAGGAGAAAGATTAATGACAAATGAAGATGGAGGAGGAATTGCGCTCGTAACGACAACACGACCCGTAACAGCTTCGACAAATTTTATTTTGGCAAAAGCGTTTTATAACAATGTTTTTAAGCGTTTGCCAAATGGAGAAATGCCAAGATTAGGAGATGTTATTAAGGCAACCAAAAATGAAAGTCTTTCGAAATTAAATAGAAATTTTACACTTTTAGGAGACCCTGCGCTTCGTCTAAACTATCCAAAAGCAGAAGCCATTATTACAGAAGTAAGAGCAAATGGAAGCGTTGTAGAGTCTGTAAAAGCATTAGATAAAGTTACTCTTTCTGGACAGATTGTAAATAATAATACTTTAAGCTCTGATTTTTCTGGCGATTTGGATATTACCATTTATGACAAACCTGCTGAACTTAGAACCTACGGAGATGAATCCCAACCTACGTTTTATAACGATTGGCAGAATGTTTTATATAGAGGAAAAGTAAGAATTAATGAAGGCAGATTTGAAATTACCTTTGTAGTTTCGAAGGATATAAATTATAATTTGGCGAGTGGAAGAGTAGTTATGTATGCCAAACATGAAACTCAAAATAGAGATGCAAATGGATTTTATGGCATTCAGATTGGAGCAAGTAACACTAATCCACCAACTGATAATGCAGCACCAACAGCACAGATTTGGATAGAAGATAAGACGTTTGTTTCTGGTGCAAAAGTTCCTTCAAATACAACTTTTTTGGCAGAAATTAGTGATGAGAATGGAATTAATTTGACTGGTTATGGTGTGGGAAGAGAAATAACAGCCGTTTTGGATGGAGAAGCAACACAAACTTTTATTCTGAACGATTATTTTGAATATGATGAAGGAAGTTATCAGAAGGGAACAATCGCTTTTCCGTTGCAAGACTTAACAGTTGGCAAACACACACTTACTTTTACTGTTTGGGATAATTATTCTAATCCTACTACCATTGAAGTTGATTTTTATGTAGAAAACAAGCCTATCGAAATTACAAAAATTACACCTTTTCCAAACCCTTTTTGGAGTAGTGTTGATTTCGATGTTACTCATACTCGTACAGGCGATGATATAGAGGTTATTTTGGTGGTTTATGATGTTTTGGGAAGAGCAGTCAGAACAATTCGCCAAAATTATCAAGATAATAATGGAAGTTTTACAAATATTTCGTGGAATGGTAGAGGAAACGAAGGTGAACTTGTCAAAAATGGAATGTATATCTGTAAAATTTATATTCGTTCACTTCAAGATAATGCTGTTGGAACTAATACGGTAAAAGTTGTTTTGAATAGGTAA
- a CDS encoding TetR/AcrR family transcriptional regulator produces the protein MNKSWLPWIEIGYTTFAYQGMEELKIERLAKKVGKNKSSFYHHFADMEIFISQLLKYHIEQSKILAIKEGNCISKEELIDILVEHKTDLLFNRQLRIHRQKKEFEDCFVKTNEITLPNFLNLWSEILGLTGNTDLSKMMLNLSLENFYLQITEKTLNHTWLNNYFKELQRLTKEFKRTSQINLPILNGSV, from the coding sequence ATGAATAAATCGTGGCTGCCTTGGATTGAGATAGGTTATACTACTTTTGCTTATCAAGGAATGGAAGAGTTGAAGATAGAACGATTGGCAAAAAAAGTAGGTAAAAACAAATCATCGTTTTATCATCATTTTGCTGACATGGAAATATTTATTAGCCAACTTTTAAAATATCATATTGAACAGTCCAAAATTTTAGCTATAAAAGAAGGAAACTGTATTTCTAAAGAAGAGCTTATTGATATTTTGGTAGAACATAAAACAGACTTACTCTTCAACAGACAGTTGCGTATTCATCGTCAAAAAAAAGAATTTGAAGACTGTTTTGTCAAAACAAACGAAATTACGCTTCCTAATTTTTTAAATCTTTGGTCAGAAATATTAGGTTTAACAGGAAATACCGACCTATCTAAAATGATGCTCAATCTAAGTCTTGAAAACTTCTATTTACAGATTACTGAAAAGACATTGAATCATACTTGGTTAAATAATTACTTCAAAGAATTACAACGCTTAACAAAAGAATTCAAACGCACTTCTCAAATAAATCTTCCTATATTGAACGGTAGCGTCTAA
- a CDS encoding lamin tail domain-containing protein produces MKQFLLSLLFGFFLCISIIFPSFSQLTDDFSDGDFTNNPTWNGGNSVNASVGFQVNGSNQLQPDLPTGGSGTRTAYLSTPIIVNPTTTNYEWNFDVELTFTSPNPPNNTNKAEIYLLSDRNDLSGSLNGYFIEIQDVVTLQRKVGNTETVIPLSNGTTTPLSNPVSVSVRVIYIADTGSGGSWLVFVNGVLQGEATETISIAPSHFGVLYNYSANSRRESFLFDNVTIAPYIDNTPPTVTGVLGAAPNQIRVSFDEPLNIASLQNTDFNVAGFGNPTQITAEPNQAQNFRLTFAINFTVGTSYTLDVQDFEDRFGNVIVPSSTPFTFNDNAAPLGQTLTVLSPTTLQLDFTEEVTTATAQNTANYNLAGNTALSAVRDNTNFKRVYLTFSNEFDDNTISSLDISNIADPAGNAMPVTQTLTFNYDTDRPDVCFLGCVQALSANQLRVIFDEDIDPVSAQIIGNYEVLDGIGNPTSAVLETSSTVLINFSSSFTPQQVYELRIRNVKDLQNNSMTTRTREFSFDPLSPSVILAILLPNNQIELTFSETVESSSSQDVSNYSLDNGIGNPTSAILLSFDTKRVRLTFGSSLNDISNLTLTVQNVNDLQGNASTPQTFNFNTLAPSISKIDVLSRTQIQVTFSENVETSTSQNTANYTVNNGLGNPIVLAPLSPNIIILTFSNDFIVAENYTLTVQNVQDLNSNAIISSSRTFVYRPRITNVSVVSPTVLEIDFDYPPTIADAQNIGKYGVDNSIFSPLSAQLVNGETTKFRLTFGSVFVPNLDYTLTAGFFNLQNEEIAPVSDHIFRRDTQPPSVLSVLVLDDNETQLTFSEEIEEVTAEALNHYNLSGFGQPIDANQTSPTTVELEFNSDFQPSTTYSLTVNSIQDLLGNTLTNQTVTFSLPTPPAPNSLVITEIMADEDPQVGLPAYEYIEIYNASNATQSLQGTKLYDGEGFSNFATLGSYSLGAGQYLILCGNSAFDSLSQFGNTLAVTSFPSLSNTGETLRLVGADDVEISKITYSSSWYQDEQKDDGGYSLERIDINSDCESPANWIASNDPRGGTPAAQNSVFGTVNDTIPPNLVSVFLGQNGTTDSLEVNFSESLDSLDLVNTSFYSVDNGLSISEIIYKNDRQVVLKFGSALSSSAIYTLIIQNIEDCAGNNITAGIRNISTFGVGRMPNQYELIITEIMADEDPQVGLPKAEYLEIYNATNSPLNLGTVKLSDVTNTIDLPSFLIAPTSYLILCTTSKVDSLRSVAGQNVLGVSGFPSLNNSGEKLVLRDSTNAEIHSVDYKTSWYGDLQKANGGYSLEMIDKTNFCGEESNWKASEDPRGGTPAAENSVSAPNPDNESPVLLEVRIINTTANATEILLTFSEKLDSLSAVNIANYSISGIGIDSISQPTNNEVLLKTSSPLNSSISYTLRVQNLTDCAGNIIQATTRTIGIGRMPTFGELLITEIMADEDPQVGLPDAEYLEIFNTTNDLLNLGTVRLFDATNSVILPEVAISPNSYLTLTTTSKVDSFLVQNIEVLGVPSMVSLNNGGELLQLRNIDGQLLHEVNYSTSWYRDSEKSNGGYALEMIDTENLCGEAQNWRESEDPRGGTPSQENSVAAPNPDNERPTITTVALIGTNRISVTFSEKMDSLSIVNPSNYGLQNATIETINWQENNQIEIEFSPNLEPNQVIILTISNVEDCAGNSLLESESFELGIGATPLEFEVLITEIMSDPDPAVGLPNREYLEIYNNSDKRLDIGKLTLTDATNTISLPSKILQPNEYLTLASTTAATEFRNQGIEVLGVTSFPSLGNEGEPLILINTNNETVFEISYEKDWHEDNEKADGGYSLEMIDVNNPCGEANNWTSSSDPRGGTPSEQNSVFGANPDLQSPQVTNLQVVNNQTLVVVFNEKIDLLSAALVSNYVISPSIQIDSIEIITSKSVRIKLQNALQTATLYELLINGITDCSGNEVSNLRLPFGQGTTPQFGQLLITEIMADPAPVVGLPESEYLELTNTTDQILSINGVTLTDATGTSTLPVFQLLPNERVILCPTSSVTAFSRFGKTIGMSSFRTLDNGGERLILRNNQGELLFEITYDDAWHSDNDKRDGGYSLEMIDVSSFCLERENWTSSVSNLGGTPAQQNSVAGTSGDNIAPKIVRAEAINPTTIRIVFDEKLDSLQAVQSRISIQNSNVTITEKSLDETRKILTLSLSDNLDFRTVYTLEVEAITDCAGNLIAQNTTTEVILPEEAEIGDIILNEILFNPPTNGTDFVELFNNSDKYINLQNFSLANLNTDGTIRTQYAISEEVLILKPYEYVAISTSNEQLLIQYPNGNEEGFVESRLPTFADDDGTVILFDNQDNELDRFTYDEDFHLGLLRDEEGVSLERISADAPTQDENNWASAAESVGFGTPAYQNSQSRGNSTPSTEDCFRAEPQVFSPDSDGFEDFTQIYIDCAEVGDLITIKIYDVQGRKVRDLVQNQSVALENTFIRWDGTADDGRKVRIGHYILLLEKYNLNGDVQYLKMRVVVASRF; encoded by the coding sequence ATGAAACAGTTTCTACTCTCTCTTTTATTTGGCTTTTTCCTTTGCATTTCTATAATATTTCCTAGCTTCTCTCAACTAACTGATGATTTTTCAGATGGAGATTTTACAAATAACCCCACTTGGAACGGTGGAAACTCTGTAAATGCAAGTGTAGGTTTTCAGGTCAATGGAAGCAATCAATTACAGCCAGATTTACCAACTGGAGGAAGTGGAACTCGCACGGCTTACCTTTCTACACCCATTATAGTCAATCCAACAACGACTAATTATGAATGGAATTTTGATGTAGAATTGACTTTTACCTCTCCAAACCCACCAAACAATACCAATAAAGCAGAAATTTATTTGCTTTCTGACCGAAATGACCTTTCTGGTTCTCTAAACGGTTATTTTATTGAAATTCAAGATGTTGTTACCTTGCAAAGAAAAGTTGGAAATACCGAAACGGTTATTCCTCTTTCAAACGGAACGACTACGCCACTTTCTAACCCTGTGAGTGTTTCTGTGCGTGTGATTTATATTGCTGATACTGGTTCTGGTGGTTCTTGGCTCGTTTTTGTTAATGGAGTTTTGCAAGGAGAAGCGACTGAAACGATTAGCATTGCGCCTTCCCATTTTGGAGTTTTGTATAATTATTCTGCCAATTCAAGAAGAGAAAGTTTTTTGTTTGATAACGTAACCATTGCGCCCTACATAGACAATACGCCACCAACAGTTACAGGTGTTTTGGGAGCTGCGCCTAATCAAATTAGAGTTTCTTTTGATGAGCCTTTGAATATTGCTTCCCTTCAAAATACTGATTTTAATGTGGCAGGTTTTGGCAATCCAACACAGATAACAGCCGAACCCAATCAAGCACAAAACTTTAGACTTACTTTTGCTATTAACTTTACGGTCGGAACTTCTTATACTTTAGATGTACAAGATTTTGAAGACCGTTTTGGAAATGTAATCGTTCCTTCTTCTACGCCTTTTACTTTCAATGATAATGCTGCTCCACTTGGGCAAACTTTGACTGTCCTTAGTCCTACAACTTTACAGTTAGATTTCACAGAAGAAGTAACCACAGCCACAGCACAAAACACAGCAAATTACAATCTTGCAGGAAATACGGCTTTGTCTGCTGTTCGTGATAATACCAATTTTAAGCGTGTTTATTTGACCTTTTCTAATGAATTTGATGATAATACAATTTCTTCTTTAGACATTTCGAATATTGCAGACCCAGCAGGAAACGCAATGCCAGTTACTCAAACGCTTACTTTCAATTACGATACCGACCGTCCAGATGTTTGTTTCTTGGGTTGCGTACAGGCTCTTTCTGCTAATCAGCTTAGAGTCATTTTTGATGAAGATATAGACCCAGTTTCTGCTCAAATTATTGGAAATTATGAGGTTTTGGATGGAATTGGAAATCCTACTTCTGCCGTTTTGGAAACTTCAAGCACTGTTTTGATTAATTTTTCGTCTTCTTTTACTCCTCAACAAGTTTATGAGCTTAGAATCCGAAATGTAAAAGATTTACAAAACAACTCAATGACAACTCGTACAAGGGAATTTTCCTTTGACCCTCTTTCGCCTTCAGTGATTTTAGCTATTTTACTTCCCAATAACCAAATTGAACTCACTTTTTCAGAAACAGTAGAAAGTTCGTCTAGTCAAGATGTCTCAAACTACTCTTTGGATAATGGAATTGGAAATCCTACAAGTGCCATTTTATTGTCTTTTGATACAAAACGAGTTCGTCTTACTTTTGGAAGTTCTTTAAATGATATTTCAAACCTTACTCTGACAGTTCAAAATGTAAATGATTTACAAGGAAATGCTTCAACTCCCCAAACCTTTAATTTTAATACATTAGCTCCAAGCATTTCAAAAATAGATGTTCTTTCAAGAACACAGATTCAAGTTACTTTCTCTGAAAATGTAGAGACTTCGACATCTCAAAATACAGCAAATTATACTGTAAACAATGGTCTTGGTAATCCGATAGTACTTGCTCCACTTTCTCCTAATATTATCATTTTAACTTTTTCAAATGACTTTATCGTAGCAGAAAATTATACGTTAACAGTTCAGAACGTACAGGATTTAAATTCTAATGCTATTATTTCAAGTTCAAGAACATTCGTTTATCGTCCTAGAATTACAAATGTTTCGGTTGTTTCTCCAACAGTTTTAGAAATTGATTTTGATTACCCTCCTACTATTGCCGATGCACAAAATATTGGAAAATATGGCGTTGATAATTCGATATTCAGTCCGTTATCAGCACAACTTGTAAATGGAGAGACTACAAAATTTCGCCTTACTTTCGGTTCTGTTTTCGTTCCAAATCTAGATTACACACTTACAGCAGGGTTTTTTAACCTTCAAAATGAAGAAATTGCACCTGTTTCAGACCATATTTTCCGTAGAGACACGCAGCCACCAAGTGTTTTGAGTGTCTTGGTTTTAGATGATAATGAAACTCAGCTTACTTTTTCAGAAGAAATTGAAGAAGTTACGGCAGAAGCATTAAATCATTATAATCTATCAGGTTTTGGGCAGCCGATTGATGCAAACCAAACTTCTCCTACTACGGTAGAATTAGAATTCAATTCAGATTTTCAGCCTTCTACAACCTATTCATTAACTGTAAATTCTATCCAAGATTTATTGGGAAATACGCTCACAAATCAAACGGTTACTTTTTCTTTGCCAACGCCACCTGCTCCAAATTCACTGGTTATTACGGAAATTATGGCAGACGAAGACCCACAAGTTGGCTTACCAGCTTACGAGTATATCGAAATCTATAACGCTTCAAATGCTACACAATCTTTGCAGGGAACAAAACTCTACGACGGAGAAGGTTTTTCTAATTTTGCGACTTTGGGAAGTTATAGTTTAGGAGCAGGTCAGTATTTAATTTTATGTGGTAATTCGGCTTTTGATAGTCTTTCACAGTTTGGAAATACACTTGCTGTTACATCTTTTCCTTCGCTTTCCAATACGGGCGAAACGCTGCGTTTGGTAGGGGCAGATGATGTAGAAATTTCAAAAATCACTTATTCATCGTCGTGGTATCAAGACGAACAAAAAGATGATGGAGGATATTCTTTGGAAAGAATTGATATAAATTCAGACTGTGAAAGCCCTGCAAATTGGATAGCTTCAAATGACCCACGAGGAGGAACACCAGCAGCTCAAAATTCAGTTTTTGGAACAGTAAATGATACGATTCCACCAAATTTAGTGAGTGTTTTCTTAGGACAAAATGGAACTACTGACAGTTTAGAAGTCAATTTTTCTGAATCTCTGGACAGTTTGGATTTAGTAAATACTTCTTTTTATTCTGTTGATAATGGACTTTCTATTTCAGAAATTATTTATAAAAATGATAGACAGGTAGTTTTAAAATTTGGTTCGGCATTGTCTTCTTCTGCCATTTATACTTTGATAATTCAAAACATTGAAGATTGTGCAGGTAATAATATTACAGCAGGAATTAGAAACATATCTACTTTTGGAGTAGGCAGAATGCCAAATCAGTACGAACTTATCATTACCGAAATTATGGCAGATGAAGACCCACAAGTTGGATTGCCAAAAGCTGAATATTTAGAGATTTATAATGCGACAAATTCGCCTTTGAACCTTGGAACAGTAAAATTATCTGATGTTACAAACACGATTGACTTACCTTCTTTCTTGATTGCTCCAACATCTTATTTGATTTTGTGTACCACTTCAAAAGTAGATAGTTTGAGAAGCGTTGCAGGGCAAAACGTTTTAGGAGTTTCTGGTTTTCCATCGCTCAATAATTCAGGAGAAAAGTTAGTTTTGAGAGATTCTACAAATGCAGAAATTCATAGCGTAGATTATAAAACGTCTTGGTACGGCGACCTTCAAAAAGCAAACGGAGGATATTCCTTAGAAATGATAGACAAAACCAATTTCTGTGGAGAAGAAAGCAACTGGAAAGCCTCCGAAGACCCACGAGGAGGAACACCAGCAGCCGAAAATTCGGTTTCTGCACCTAATCCAGATAATGAAAGCCCTGTTTTATTAGAAGTTAGAATAATAAACACTACGGCAAATGCAACAGAAATTTTACTTACTTTTTCTGAAAAATTAGATTCACTTTCTGCTGTCAATATTGCAAATTATTCTATTTCAGGAATTGGAATTGATAGCATTTCTCAGCCTACAAATAATGAAGTTCTATTAAAAACATCTTCCCCTCTAAACTCTTCAATTAGCTATACTTTGAGAGTTCAAAATCTTACAGATTGTGCAGGAAATATCATTCAAGCTACTACAAGAACTATTGGAATTGGAAGAATGCCAACTTTTGGAGAGCTTTTAATTACCGAAATAATGGCAGACGAAGACCCACAAGTTGGCTTACCAGATGCTGAATATTTAGAGATTTTCAATACAACAAACGACCTTTTGAATTTGGGAACAGTTCGCCTTTTTGATGCAACAAATAGTGTAATTTTGCCAGAAGTCGCTATTTCGCCAAACAGTTATCTTACGCTGACCACGACTTCAAAAGTAGATTCATTTTTAGTTCAGAATATTGAGGTTTTGGGTGTTCCTTCAATGGTTAGTTTGAATAACGGAGGAGAACTTTTACAGCTTAGAAATATTGATGGACAACTTTTGCATGAGGTAAATTATTCTACTTCGTGGTACAGAGATTCTGAAAAATCTAATGGTGGTTATGCCTTGGAAATGATTGATACAGAAAATCTATGTGGAGAGGCGCAAAATTGGAGAGAATCAGAAGACCCAAGAGGAGGAACACCAAGCCAAGAAAATTCGGTAGCTGCACCAAATCCAGATAATGAAAGACCTACTATTACAACGGTTGCATTAATCGGAACTAATAGAATTTCTGTTACTTTTTCTGAAAAAATGGATAGTCTTTCTATCGTAAATCCCTCAAATTATGGCTTACAAAATGCAACTATTGAAACGATAAATTGGCAAGAAAATAACCAAATCGAAATTGAGTTTTCTCCAAACTTAGAACCAAATCAAGTCATTATTCTGACGATTAGTAATGTAGAAGATTGTGCAGGAAATAGTCTTTTAGAGAGTGAGAGTTTTGAGTTGGGAATTGGAGCAACACCTTTGGAGTTTGAAGTTTTGATAACAGAAATTATGTCTGACCCAGACCCAGCCGTAGGACTTCCAAACCGTGAGTATCTTGAAATCTATAACAATTCAGATAAGCGTTTGGATATTGGAAAACTGACTCTTACAGATGCCACAAATACAATTTCTTTGCCTTCAAAAATCTTACAACCAAATGAATATTTGACTTTAGCGAGTACGACAGCAGCCACAGAATTTAGAAATCAAGGCATTGAAGTGTTGGGAGTAACCTCTTTCCCAAGCTTGGGGAATGAAGGCGAACCTCTAATTTTAATAAATACAAACAATGAAACAGTCTTTGAAATTTCTTATGAAAAGGATTGGCACGAGGATAATGAGAAAGCAGACGGAGGTTATTCTCTTGAAATGATTGATGTAAATAATCCGTGTGGAGAAGCAAATAACTGGACTTCTTCAAGCGACCCACGAGGAGGAACACCAAGTGAGCAAAATTCCGTTTTTGGAGCAAATCCAGATTTGCAAAGTCCACAAGTTACTAACTTACAAGTCGTGAATAATCAAACTTTAGTAGTGGTTTTTAATGAAAAAATTGATTTACTTTCGGCTGCTTTAGTTTCAAATTATGTTATTTCTCCTTCTATTCAGATTGATAGCATTGAAATTATCACTTCAAAATCTGTTCGAATAAAATTACAGAACGCACTTCAAACGGCTACTTTGTATGAGCTTTTGATAAATGGAATTACGGATTGTTCTGGCAATGAAGTTTCGAATCTTCGTTTGCCTTTCGGACAGGGAACAACACCACAATTTGGGCAGCTTTTGATTACCGAAATTATGGCTGACCCTGCGCCAGTTGTCGGATTGCCTGAAAGCGAGTATTTAGAACTGACCAATACCACCGACCAAATTTTGAGTATCAATGGCGTTACGCTGACAGATGCGACAGGAACATCGACACTACCCGTCTTTCAATTATTACCAAACGAAAGAGTTATTTTGTGTCCAACCAGTTCGGTAACGGCTTTTTCAAGGTTTGGAAAAACAATCGGAATGAGCAGTTTCAGAACGCTTGATAATGGTGGTGAAAGATTGATTTTGAGAAATAATCAAGGAGAATTACTTTTTGAAATTACCTATGATGATGCTTGGCATTCTGATAATGACAAAAGAGATGGTGGTTATTCTTTAGAAATGATTGATGTTTCTAGTTTTTGTTTGGAAAGAGAAAACTGGACTTCTTCGGTTTCTAATTTGGGAGGAACACCAGCACAACAAAATTCGGTTGCAGGAACAAGTGGCGATAATATTGCGCCAAAAATAGTGAGAGCAGAAGCCATAAATCCGACAACAATTAGAATTGTTTTCGATGAAAAACTGGATAGTTTACAAGCCGTTCAGTCAAGAATTAGTATTCAAAATAGCAATGTTACGATTACAGAAAAGTCATTAGACGAAACTAGAAAAATCTTGACGCTTTCACTTTCTGATAATTTAGATTTCAGAACCGTTTATACGTTAGAAGTCGAAGCTATTACAGACTGTGCAGGAAATTTGATTGCTCAAAACACAACTACAGAAGTAATCTTGCCAGAAGAAGCTGAAATAGGAGATATTATTTTGAATGAAATTTTGTTTAATCCACCAACCAACGGAACTGATTTTGTAGAGCTTTTCAATAATTCAGATAAATATATTAACCTACAAAACTTTAGCCTTGCCAATCTAAATACCGACGGAACGATACGCACACAATACGCAAT